From the Francisella frigiditurris genome, one window contains:
- the mlaD gene encoding outer membrane lipid asymmetry maintenance protein MlaD: MRNKYFEISVGLFIIIGVICLLFLTFKVSGTKVSSFNNNSYSITAEFKNVGSLRTNAAVKISGVEVGKVTNISLAKSYNGFIADVTISINNKEKIPSNYSASIAMSGILGDNYIALSPPKEDILAIAGIEANEDTDKYLHNGSIIPLENTESALDLGSLINTFVASKDEDKK, encoded by the coding sequence GTGAGAAATAAATATTTTGAAATATCTGTTGGTTTATTCATAATAATTGGAGTAATATGCTTACTTTTCTTAACATTTAAAGTAAGTGGAACTAAAGTATCCAGTTTCAATAATAATTCTTACTCTATAACTGCAGAATTCAAGAATGTTGGCTCATTAAGAACTAATGCTGCAGTCAAAATATCTGGAGTTGAAGTAGGCAAAGTAACAAATATATCCTTAGCTAAATCATATAATGGATTTATTGCTGATGTGACTATTTCAATAAATAATAAAGAAAAAATCCCTTCAAACTATTCAGCATCTATAGCTATGTCAGGAATCCTCGGTGATAATTATATAGCTTTGAGTCCGCCTAAAGAAGACATATTGGCTATAGCTGGCATTGAGGCAAATGAAGATACTGATAAATACCTACATAATGGTAGTATAATACCTCTAGAGAACACAGAATCTGCACTTGATCTAGGTTCTTTAATAAATACTTTTGTAGCTTCAAAGGATGAAGATAAAAAATAG
- a CDS encoding MlaC/ttg2D family ABC transporter substrate-binding protein, with translation MLRKLNTLIFLLLTFFYAFADETNAGNPVDLLNKTVVSTQDELIENSAEYQKDPYKLLELIKQNIVPIVAADVVAQIVVGNDKWNKATPEEKKEFIDLTTEMLTFTYAKNVAYAGRYKVTLYPFTSDEWKIKAVAIVNGKITNTNNGQSSELAIKLFKKDNQWKIYDINVAGVSILETYKPQFKSYNNVAEMNEAVKKTIQKIKEKSYPELLKDKNAEV, from the coding sequence GTGCTTCGTAAATTAAATACCTTAATATTTTTATTGTTAACTTTTTTTTATGCGTTTGCTGATGAAACCAATGCCGGAAATCCAGTAGATTTACTTAATAAAACAGTAGTTAGTACACAAGATGAGTTAATAGAAAATTCTGCAGAATACCAAAAAGACCCATATAAATTACTCGAACTTATTAAACAAAATATTGTTCCTATAGTAGCTGCTGATGTTGTTGCACAAATTGTTGTAGGTAACGATAAATGGAATAAAGCAACTCCAGAAGAGAAAAAAGAGTTTATTGATTTAACTACTGAGATGCTTACATTCACTTATGCTAAGAATGTGGCATATGCTGGTAGATATAAAGTAACTTTATATCCATTTACTAGCGATGAATGGAAAATTAAAGCAGTTGCCATTGTTAATGGAAAAATAACAAACACTAATAATGGACAAAGTTCAGAACTCGCAATAAAACTATTCAAAAAAGATAATCAATGGAAAATATATGACATCAATGTAGCTGGTGTTAGTATCCTAGAAACTTATAAGCCTCAATTCAAATCATACAATAACGTAGCGGAAATGAATGAAGCTGTTAAAAAAACTATTCAGAAAATAAAAGAAAAATCATATCCTGAACTATTAAAAGATAAAAATGCTGAAGTATGA
- a CDS encoding STAS domain-containing protein, producing the protein MINIINDVWHIETNLTLDTVALINKKYKKALLRLKKDWTIDFEKSKDIDCSGLSLIIEYIKYAKNHNINLRLEKLNSKALSLAEVHGIDDIIKEFIN; encoded by the coding sequence ATGATAAATATTATCAATGATGTATGGCATATTGAAACAAATTTGACCTTAGATACAGTTGCCCTAATTAATAAGAAATATAAAAAAGCCCTACTTCGATTAAAAAAAGATTGGACTATTGATTTTGAGAAAAGTAAAGATATTGATTGTTCGGGTTTATCATTAATAATCGAATATATTAAATACGCAAAAAACCATAATATAAATCTGAGATTAGAAAAATTAAATTCTAAAGCCTTATCATTAGCAGAGGTTCATGGAATTGATGATATTATTAAGGAATTTATAAATTAA
- a CDS encoding BolA/IbaG family iron-sulfur metabolism protein, with translation MTKEQLKSIIEDAFTNCKANVESDDNVHFNATIIADEFNEIKNRVKRQQLVYSKINQHILSGEVHAISMKVLGNNEI, from the coding sequence ATGACAAAAGAACAACTTAAATCAATAATTGAAGATGCTTTTACAAACTGCAAAGCAAATGTAGAAAGTGATGACAATGTACATTTTAATGCAACTATTATTGCTGATGAATTTAATGAAATTAAAAATAGAGTTAAAAGACAACAGTTAGTTTATTCAAAAATAAATCAACATATATTGTCTGGTGAAGTCCATGCTATTTCTATGAAAGTTTTAGGAAATAATGAAATATAA